A single region of the Alkalibacter saccharofermentans DSM 14828 genome encodes:
- the mazG gene encoding nucleoside triphosphate pyrophosphohydrolase → MKNTIYIVGLGPGGLGQMTLETYKIIKNSKNLYLRTVKHPAAEELAGEGVKFETFDSFYEKCDSFEEVYKAIAVELSNVCVNNHQTVYAVPGHPCFAEKSVEILLEMLDNEQDKVEVKVVSALSFLDSMAASLRIDPIYGLYVVDALSINAKAFETHSGIIVTQVYNNFVASELKLFLMDSHYPQDKEVFLVHKAGIIGEKIEKVKLYEIDRSEDIDYLTSLYIPPEKAKNPRSMELLLETMERLRSEDGCPWDREQTFASLRKYIIEEAYEVVDAIERDDIDDICEELGDLLLQVVFVSQIAKEEHLFDLGEVVESINAKLVNRHPHVFGNESREEFSMEVWEKIKREEKGYEKVSEQMDNLPNSFPVYLRAEKAQKKASLTGFDWEDPTDALAKVREEAEELEKALLEDDKKKIDEESGDLLFAVINVLRLAKVDFRESLQGATDKFIRRYKHVEAQVSKKGMLMKELSLDELDFYWKDAKEKGL, encoded by the coding sequence ATGAAAAATACTATCTACATAGTCGGTCTAGGGCCCGGAGGTCTAGGGCAAATGACCCTTGAAACATATAAAATAATCAAAAACAGCAAAAACCTTTATCTAAGGACTGTAAAGCATCCAGCCGCCGAAGAGCTTGCTGGGGAAGGGGTAAAATTCGAAACCTTTGACAGCTTCTATGAAAAATGTGACAGCTTCGAAGAAGTTTACAAAGCTATAGCTGTTGAATTGTCAAATGTCTGCGTAAATAACCATCAAACGGTGTATGCGGTGCCTGGGCATCCTTGCTTTGCTGAAAAAAGTGTTGAAATACTCCTTGAAATGTTAGATAATGAACAAGACAAAGTCGAGGTTAAAGTAGTGTCGGCCTTGAGTTTCCTGGATTCCATGGCGGCGTCGCTTCGCATAGACCCTATATACGGCCTTTATGTCGTGGATGCACTTTCCATAAATGCCAAAGCATTTGAAACTCATTCCGGCATCATCGTAACTCAAGTATACAATAATTTTGTGGCCTCCGAGTTAAAGTTGTTTTTGATGGATAGTCATTATCCCCAAGACAAGGAAGTTTTCCTCGTTCACAAGGCAGGGATAATAGGTGAAAAGATTGAAAAGGTCAAGCTTTATGAAATCGATAGATCTGAAGATATCGACTACCTGACGAGTCTCTATATACCTCCTGAAAAGGCGAAAAATCCAAGGAGCATGGAATTGCTGCTTGAAACCATGGAAAGACTTAGGAGCGAAGATGGTTGTCCCTGGGACAGAGAGCAGACATTCGCTTCTCTGAGAAAGTATATCATCGAAGAAGCCTATGAAGTGGTTGATGCCATAGAACGGGATGATATCGATGATATCTGCGAAGAGTTGGGTGATTTGTTGCTGCAGGTCGTATTTGTAAGTCAGATTGCAAAAGAAGAACATCTCTTTGACCTGGGTGAAGTTGTGGAGTCCATAAATGCAAAGCTTGTCAACAGGCATCCCCACGTTTTTGGCAACGAAAGCAGAGAAGAATTTTCTATGGAAGTTTGGGAAAAGATAAAGCGGGAGGAAAAGGGATATGAGAAGGTGTCTGAACAAATGGACAATCTCCCCAATAGCTTTCCGGTGTATCTGAGGGCTGAGAAGGCTCAAAAAAAAGCGTCTCTAACAGGCTTTGACTGGGAAGATCCTACAGATGCTCTTGCAAAGGTCAGAGAAGAAGCGGAAGAACTTGAAAAGGCGCTTCTTGAAGATGACAAGAAAAAAATCGATGAAGAGTCAGGAGATCTATTGTTTGCCGTGATCAATGTTTTGAGACTGGCCAAAGTGGACTTCAGAGAGTCTCTGCAGGGGGCGACTGACAAATTTATTCGAAGGTACAAGCACGTTGAAGCTCAGGTTTCAAAGAAAGGGATGCTCATGAAGGAGTTGAGCCTAGATGAGCTTGACTTCTACTGGAAAGATGCCAAGGAAAAAGGGCTTTGA
- a CDS encoding HU family DNA-binding protein produces MNKAELIAAMTEKTDIAKKDCEKALNAFIDVVTEELQKGDKVSLVGFGTFDVRERAERKGRNPKTMEELIIPASKAPGFKAGKALKDSINK; encoded by the coding sequence ATGAACAAAGCTGAATTAATTGCTGCAATGACTGAAAAGACGGATATTGCTAAAAAAGACTGCGAAAAGGCGTTGAATGCATTTATCGATGTTGTGACCGAAGAGTTGCAAAAAGGAGATAAAGTATCCTTGGTAGGTTTTGGAACCTTTGACGTTAGAGAAAGAGCTGAAAGAAAAGGAAGAAATCCGAAGACTATGGAAGAATTGATAATTCCTGCTTCCAAAGCACCAGGATTTAAAGCGGGAAAAGCTTTAAAAGATTCAATTAACAAGTAA
- a CDS encoding RNA-binding S4 domain-containing protein has product MRLDKYLKTSRLIKRRTLAKEACDKGKITVNGNAAKAGTDIKVGDEIAITLGARTMTVVVESLTEHVKKEEAQNMYKVKEQP; this is encoded by the coding sequence ATGAGACTTGATAAATATCTAAAAACCAGCAGGCTTATCAAGCGCAGGACTCTTGCAAAAGAAGCTTGTGACAAAGGAAAGATAACGGTCAATGGAAATGCGGCAAAAGCCGGAACGGATATTAAGGTCGGTGACGAAATCGCCATCACATTGGGTGCGAGAACAATGACTGTTGTTGTGGAGAGCCTGACTGAACATGTTAAAAAGGAAGAAGCCCAAAATATGTACAAAGTTAAAGAGCAGCCTTAA
- a CDS encoding MBL fold metallo-hydrolase has product MYIRHLAHSGFLVVHEKYALLFDCIEEPDLEEIKDKDIVFFASHSHKDHFSPDIARKLSNYHTTYILGYDIEDRISTNRIWIMNPYDEVTLGALYIKAFGSTDRGVSFYLRLDGKSYFHSGDLNWWHWKRMKEDELAAEESDFKNELEKIRGLEIDFAFVPVDPRLEEFGLLAADYFIKTLSPEHLVPMHSFGDYGYYNDLDKKISLNDTVLLTPSGKNQIIFKEQP; this is encoded by the coding sequence ATGTACATAAGACATTTGGCCCACAGCGGTTTTTTGGTCGTCCACGAAAAGTATGCCTTGCTATTCGACTGTATTGAAGAACCGGACTTAGAAGAGATCAAGGACAAGGACATAGTCTTTTTTGCTAGTCATAGCCACAAGGACCACTTTTCACCCGATATCGCAAGGAAGCTATCTAACTACCATACCACCTACATACTAGGTTATGACATCGAAGACAGAATTTCAACAAATCGGATATGGATCATGAATCCATATGATGAAGTCACACTAGGTGCTTTATACATAAAGGCTTTCGGAAGCACTGACAGGGGCGTTTCCTTTTACCTAAGGCTGGATGGCAAAAGCTATTTCCACAGCGGAGATCTAAACTGGTGGCACTGGAAGAGAATGAAGGAAGACGAGCTTGCTGCAGAGGAATCTGATTTTAAAAACGAACTCGAAAAAATCCGAGGTCTTGAAATCGATTTTGCTTTTGTTCCCGTAGACCCAAGGCTCGAGGAATTCGGCTTGCTTGCCGCCGACTATTTTATAAAAACCCTTTCACCAGAGCATCTAGTACCCATGCATTCCTTTGGAGATTACGGCTACTACAATGACCTCGATAAGAAAATTTCACTTAACGATACCGTATTGTTGACTCCGTCAGGGAAAAATCAGATTATATTTAAAGAGCAGCCTTAA
- a CDS encoding phosphoribosylformylglycinamidine synthase yields MNKEIRRVFVEKKEGFNVEGLHLLKEFKETLEIQSLVDVRVINRYDISLEDFDQFEMIKKTVLAEPNADDIWEGDFVLEDGERVIPVEYLPGQYDQRADWASQGIRIITHGQDVRLKVAKLIVLKGDITEMDFDLIKDYLINPVDSREASLSMPKSLEDESVEVADVEVVEGFVELSREELLRYKSKKGFAMSDDDILFVQEYYKKDEDRNPTITELKVIDTYWSDHCRHTTFLTEITDVEIEEGVYSEDVKGAYKDYLDTRKMIYGDQNRPVTLMDMAVINMKLERKNGNLKDLDQSEEINACSVNIDVDIDGKDEKWLLMFKNETHNHPTEIEPFGGAATCLGGAIRDPLSGRSYVYQSMRVTGAADPRKPIKETMNGKLPQRKISKEAARGFSSYGNQIGLATGQVTEIYDEGYVAKRMEIGAVIGAAPKENVVREVPVVGDVILLIGGRTGRDGCGGATGSSKVHTEESILSCGAEVQKGNPPEERKIQRLFRNPKVSKMIKRCNDFGAGGVSVAIGELADSLEIDLDKVSKKYEGLDGTELAISESQERMAVVVDKKDVDKFLNYANEENIEGTAVARVTDTGRLVMKWRGKAILDLSRDFLNSNGAKQYAKVLVKSPVKSGCFEKRKASGGNLKEDFVQTFRDLNVCSQQGLSEIFDSTIGAGTVVMPFGGKKMVTPPEGMVGKIPIEKGDTSTCSLMSFGYQPEIFKWSPFHGGMYSVVESVAKMVAMGGDVEKIRFSFQEYFERLGEDPIRWGKPFSALLGAYQAQKSFSLAAIGGKDSMSGSFNEIDVPPTLVSFAVASDKVENIITPEFKNIGSKVYLLEVARDDKQVPDFVELKKLYKKIKNLIDGKVIAAAKALGKGGMAEAIGKMAFGNNIGFELAGDIAEEKIFELNIGAMLIEVPKESVPRFETTMEDSKAICAGFTVDSGKVVLKGSSVKIEELLEVWKKPLSNIFPETEEKELEIKAVAWDKGPVAKAGTKIAKPRVLIPVFPGTNCEYDTARVFEKAGAQVDTFVFRNLTAADIDKSLDELIKRIDNSQILMFPGGFSAGDEPDGSGKFIATIFRNGYVKDSVMNLLNNRDGLILGICNGFQALIKLGLLPHGEIREISPEDPTLTFNHIGRHVSKIAATKITSNLSPWFSQVEVGQMHMVPISHGEGRFAASREVLQQLEKNGQIATQYVDLKGDIASDGLSNPNGSEWAVEGITSPDGRVLGKMGHSERIGEGLYKNIPGEKDQKIFESGVKYFG; encoded by the coding sequence ATGAACAAAGAGATTCGAAGAGTATTCGTAGAGAAAAAGGAAGGCTTCAATGTTGAAGGTCTTCATCTATTGAAAGAATTTAAAGAAACTTTGGAAATTCAAAGCCTGGTTGATGTGAGGGTTATAAATAGATACGATATAAGCCTTGAGGATTTTGACCAATTCGAGATGATTAAAAAGACAGTGCTCGCAGAGCCTAATGCCGATGATATATGGGAAGGAGATTTTGTCCTCGAAGATGGGGAAAGGGTCATTCCTGTTGAGTATTTGCCTGGACAGTATGATCAAAGGGCAGATTGGGCGTCTCAGGGAATCAGGATAATAACTCACGGGCAGGATGTAAGGCTCAAGGTCGCAAAGCTTATTGTCCTTAAAGGAGATATAACTGAGATGGATTTCGATCTCATCAAGGATTACCTGATAAACCCTGTTGACTCAAGAGAGGCTTCTCTTTCCATGCCTAAATCCCTTGAGGACGAGTCTGTTGAAGTCGCCGATGTGGAAGTGGTAGAGGGCTTTGTGGAATTAAGCAGAGAAGAGCTGCTTAGGTACAAGTCTAAGAAGGGCTTTGCAATGAGCGATGACGATATACTTTTCGTGCAGGAATACTATAAAAAAGACGAGGATAGAAATCCGACGATAACAGAGCTTAAGGTTATCGACACATATTGGTCGGATCACTGCAGACATACCACTTTTTTAACGGAGATAACAGATGTTGAGATAGAAGAAGGAGTATACTCCGAAGATGTGAAGGGTGCTTACAAAGACTACCTGGATACGAGAAAAATGATTTATGGAGATCAAAATAGACCTGTGACCCTTATGGACATGGCCGTCATCAACATGAAGCTGGAGAGGAAAAACGGAAATTTGAAGGATCTCGATCAATCGGAAGAGATCAATGCCTGTAGCGTGAACATAGATGTGGATATTGACGGAAAAGACGAGAAGTGGCTTTTAATGTTTAAAAACGAAACACATAACCACCCTACTGAAATAGAGCCTTTCGGTGGAGCTGCGACCTGTCTGGGAGGGGCAATTAGGGATCCATTGTCCGGAAGAAGCTATGTATACCAGTCCATGCGAGTGACGGGAGCTGCTGACCCTAGAAAGCCGATAAAAGAGACGATGAACGGGAAGCTGCCCCAAAGAAAAATCTCCAAGGAAGCGGCTAGAGGATTCAGCTCCTACGGGAATCAAATCGGCTTGGCTACAGGACAAGTTACTGAGATTTACGACGAAGGTTACGTTGCTAAGAGAATGGAAATAGGTGCCGTTATTGGTGCTGCGCCAAAAGAAAATGTTGTAAGAGAAGTGCCGGTGGTGGGGGATGTCATACTGCTCATCGGCGGAAGAACGGGAAGGGATGGCTGCGGAGGAGCTACGGGATCCTCGAAGGTTCATACAGAGGAATCTATTTTAAGCTGTGGGGCAGAAGTGCAAAAGGGTAATCCCCCAGAAGAGAGAAAGATTCAAAGATTGTTCAGAAATCCCAAAGTTTCAAAGATGATAAAAAGGTGTAATGACTTCGGTGCCGGAGGAGTATCTGTTGCTATAGGTGAGCTTGCTGACAGCCTGGAAATAGATCTTGACAAGGTGTCAAAAAAATATGAAGGTCTTGATGGGACGGAGCTTGCCATTTCAGAGTCTCAGGAAAGAATGGCAGTAGTAGTTGATAAGAAAGACGTTGATAAATTCTTAAATTATGCCAATGAGGAAAACATTGAGGGCACTGCAGTTGCCAGGGTTACCGATACTGGCCGCTTGGTCATGAAGTGGAGAGGCAAGGCGATTTTGGATCTTAGCCGTGACTTCTTGAATTCCAACGGTGCAAAGCAGTATGCTAAGGTACTGGTAAAATCTCCGGTTAAATCAGGTTGCTTTGAGAAGAGGAAGGCTTCGGGAGGAAATCTTAAAGAGGATTTTGTCCAAACCTTCAGGGATTTAAATGTCTGCTCTCAGCAGGGGTTGTCTGAAATATTCGACTCCACTATTGGAGCGGGTACTGTAGTTATGCCTTTTGGAGGAAAGAAGATGGTAACGCCCCCTGAAGGCATGGTAGGGAAAATCCCCATTGAGAAGGGGGATACCTCAACTTGCAGCCTTATGAGTTTTGGATATCAACCTGAAATTTTCAAATGGAGCCCATTTCATGGCGGTATGTACTCCGTTGTTGAATCCGTAGCCAAGATGGTTGCTATGGGTGGAGATGTCGAGAAGATAAGGTTCAGCTTTCAAGAGTACTTTGAAAGACTTGGTGAGGATCCGATACGATGGGGTAAACCCTTTAGCGCCCTCCTTGGGGCATATCAGGCGCAAAAGTCATTTTCTCTTGCGGCCATCGGCGGCAAGGACAGTATGTCCGGAAGCTTCAACGAAATAGATGTTCCACCCACGCTTGTAAGTTTTGCAGTTGCCTCCGACAAGGTGGAAAATATAATCACTCCGGAATTTAAAAACATAGGTTCCAAAGTGTACCTCTTAGAGGTGGCAAGGGATGATAAACAAGTGCCTGATTTCGTGGAGCTTAAAAAACTTTATAAAAAAATCAAAAATCTGATAGACGGCAAAGTGATAGCAGCTGCAAAAGCTCTGGGAAAAGGCGGAATGGCAGAAGCCATAGGAAAGATGGCCTTTGGAAACAATATAGGATTTGAGCTTGCTGGCGACATTGCCGAAGAGAAGATCTTTGAGCTAAATATCGGGGCGATGCTCATAGAGGTTCCTAAGGAATCGGTGCCTCGCTTTGAAACAACCATGGAAGACAGCAAAGCGATTTGTGCTGGATTTACAGTTGACAGCGGCAAGGTTGTATTGAAAGGTTCATCGGTAAAGATTGAGGAGCTGCTTGAAGTTTGGAAAAAGCCCTTGTCCAATATTTTCCCCGAAACGGAGGAAAAAGAGCTTGAGATAAAGGCTGTTGCCTGGGACAAAGGTCCTGTAGCTAAGGCAGGGACAAAGATTGCAAAACCAAGAGTTCTTATTCCCGTATTCCCGGGAACCAACTGTGAATACGACACTGCGAGGGTTTTTGAAAAAGCGGGAGCTCAGGTTGATACATTTGTGTTCAGGAACTTGACGGCCGCTGATATAGACAAATCCCTTGATGAGTTGATCAAAAGGATTGATAATTCCCAGATACTTATGTTCCCAGGGGGGTTCAGTGCAGGAGACGAACCAGACGGGTCTGGAAAGTTCATAGCGACAATTTTCAGAAACGGTTACGTAAAAGACAGCGTCATGAACCTGCTAAATAACAGAGATGGCCTGATTCTAGGTATTTGCAACGGATTCCAGGCACTGATAAAACTGGGGCTCTTGCCTCATGGTGAAATCAGGGAGATTTCTCCAGAGGACCCGACGCTTACATTCAACCACATAGGACGTCACGTTTCTAAAATTGCAGCAACCAAGATAACTTCAAACCTTTCGCCCTGGTTCAGCCAGGTAGAAGTGGGTCAAATGCATATGGTGCCCATATCCCATGGAGAGGGAAGATTTGCGGCTAGCAGGGAAGTATTGCAGCAACTGGAAAAAAACGGTCAGATTGCGACTCAGTACGTGGATTTGAAGGGTGATATAGCTAGTGACGGCTTGTCCAATCCAAACGGATCAGAGTGGGCTGTGGAAGGAATAACAAGCCCTGACGGAAGGGTGCTGGGGAAGATGGGGCATTCGGAACGTATTGGAGAGGGTCTCTATAAGAATATACCGGGAGAAAAAGATCAAAAGATTTTTGAATCCGGCGTTAAATATTTCGGGTAA
- the purC gene encoding phosphoribosylaminoimidazolesuccinocarboxamide synthase produces MEKLEMLYEGKAKKVYKTDNKDLYVVEYKDDATAFDGAKKGKISGKGVVNNKISSVIFTLIEKKGVPTHFVKYLSETEQLVKAVEIVPLEVIIRNVAAGSISKRLGIEEGTKLSETVLEFCYKNDDFHDPIINEYHARVMGLASTEELEKIKEYTFKINEILVEFFKEKGLNLIDFKVEFGRHNGEIILADEISPDTCRLWDMETNEKMDKDRFRRDLGKVEETYREVLSRIE; encoded by the coding sequence ATGGAAAAGCTGGAGATGCTCTATGAAGGAAAAGCTAAAAAAGTATACAAAACTGACAATAAAGATTTGTATGTTGTCGAGTACAAAGACGATGCCACTGCTTTTGACGGTGCGAAAAAAGGAAAGATAAGCGGCAAGGGAGTCGTAAACAACAAAATAAGCAGCGTCATATTTACCCTCATCGAAAAAAAAGGAGTCCCTACACATTTCGTAAAATATTTGTCTGAGACGGAGCAATTGGTCAAGGCTGTAGAAATCGTGCCCCTGGAAGTCATAATAAGAAACGTGGCTGCCGGTTCCATAAGCAAGAGGCTTGGAATTGAAGAGGGAACGAAGTTAAGCGAGACGGTTCTAGAATTTTGCTATAAGAACGACGATTTTCACGATCCCATCATAAATGAGTATCATGCCAGGGTGATGGGCCTTGCATCTACCGAGGAGCTTGAAAAGATAAAGGAATATACTTTCAAAATCAACGAAATCTTGGTTGAGTTCTTCAAGGAGAAAGGGCTAAACCTTATAGATTTCAAGGTAGAGTTCGGAAGACATAACGGAGAGATAATCCTGGCGGATGAAATTTCACCTGACACTTGCAGACTATGGGATATGGAAACAAACGAAAAGATGGATAAAGATAGGTTCAGAAGAGACTTGGGCAAGGTGGAAGAGACCTACCGTGAAGTCCTGAGCAGGATTGAATAA
- the purF gene encoding amidophosphoribosyltransferase: MIDLFDKDKLEEECGVYGIYNREKEIESAQFVYYGLYALQHRGQESAGIATNKDGKIQQHKGMGLVSEIFRGNSINELEGNIGIGHVRYSTTGESHIENAQPLVVNYKNSQIALAHNGNLVNARALREMLEDNGVVFQTTIDSEVIVNLIARGLKNGIVESIKRMVEIIKGAYALVITTEDKLIGIRDPHGLRPLCLGKTKTGGYVLASESCALDSIGAKLIRDIDPGEIVIIDQNGVKSYSQNNWVKKRLCIFELIYFARPDSVIDGISVYLSRHNAGKILAAESMVNADVVIGVPDSGIPAAIGFAEASGIPFGIGLIKNKYTGRTFIQPSQELREEGVRLKLNALKENVQGKRVVIVDDSIVRGTTSKHLVELLREAGATEVHFRVSSPPVAHTCHFGIDTPYRKHLVGAMKTVEEIRDMIGADTLAFISVEGLVESVGGGTTYCRACFDGDYPMEVPVMEE, from the coding sequence ATGATCGATCTATTTGATAAAGATAAATTGGAAGAGGAATGCGGCGTTTACGGTATATATAACAGGGAAAAAGAAATCGAAAGCGCACAGTTTGTTTATTATGGATTATACGCCCTTCAACACAGGGGGCAGGAAAGCGCGGGCATAGCCACTAACAAAGATGGCAAGATACAACAGCACAAGGGAATGGGCCTGGTAAGCGAAATATTCAGAGGCAACAGCATCAATGAGCTTGAAGGAAACATCGGAATCGGGCACGTCAGATACTCTACTACAGGGGAGAGCCACATTGAAAATGCTCAACCTCTTGTCGTAAACTATAAAAACAGCCAGATCGCCCTTGCTCATAACGGGAACTTGGTAAATGCAAGAGCATTGAGAGAAATGCTTGAAGACAATGGCGTCGTCTTTCAGACCACTATCGATTCGGAGGTTATAGTCAATCTCATTGCTAGAGGACTGAAAAACGGAATTGTGGAATCTATAAAGAGAATGGTGGAAATCATAAAAGGAGCCTATGCTCTTGTGATCACTACTGAGGATAAGCTTATAGGTATTAGAGATCCCCATGGTTTAAGGCCATTATGTCTTGGAAAGACTAAAACCGGAGGATATGTACTCGCATCTGAAAGTTGCGCTCTTGACTCTATTGGGGCAAAGCTGATTAGAGATATAGATCCCGGAGAGATTGTAATTATCGATCAAAATGGAGTGAAAAGCTATAGCCAAAACAACTGGGTCAAAAAGAGGCTTTGCATTTTTGAGCTTATCTACTTTGCTCGTCCGGATTCTGTAATAGACGGAATAAGCGTTTATCTGTCTAGGCATAATGCAGGCAAGATTCTTGCAGCCGAGAGTATGGTGAATGCAGATGTAGTAATAGGCGTGCCAGATTCGGGCATACCTGCAGCGATAGGATTTGCGGAAGCTTCGGGGATTCCCTTTGGAATCGGCCTTATAAAAAACAAGTATACGGGAAGAACCTTCATCCAGCCTAGCCAAGAGCTTAGGGAAGAGGGAGTGCGTCTTAAGCTTAATGCCCTTAAAGAGAATGTTCAAGGGAAGCGCGTCGTGATAGTCGATGATTCAATAGTAAGGGGAACTACATCCAAACACTTAGTTGAACTTTTAAGAGAGGCTGGAGCTACTGAGGTTCACTTTAGGGTAAGCAGCCCGCCTGTAGCCCATACTTGTCACTTCGGCATCGACACCCCGTACAGAAAGCATCTTGTGGGTGCCATGAAGACTGTAGAGGAAATCAGAGACATGATAGGAGCGGACACTTTGGCGTTCATATCTGTTGAAGGGCTGGTTGAGAGCGTCGGAGGAGGAACTACTTACTGCAGAGCTTGCTTCGACGGCGATTACCCTATGGAAGTGCCTGTAATGGAAGAATAA
- the purM gene encoding phosphoribosylformylglycinamidine cyclo-ligase: MKEFTYKDSGVDIEAGYESVDRIKKHVARTKTQGVISGLGGFGGMFELPKGYKNPVLISGTDGVGTKLLIAQKMKKHDTIGIDCVAMCVNDIACQGAMPLYFLDYIACGKNNPEVIEEIVKGVCDGCVEGEMALIGGETAEMPDMYHEDEYDLAGFAVGVAEKSKIIDGSTIEEEDVIIGVPSSGVHSNGFSLVRKLLLDHKKYNLQDEIKELEDKLGNVLLTPTKIYVKSIKAALEAGEIKGIAHITGGGFYENVPRALPEGLKAVINKDSISKLPIFEFIQREGNISDKEMYSTFNMGIGLMLVVSEREKDNVLGALAEIGEKAVVIGRVEKGEGVELCR; the protein is encoded by the coding sequence ATGAAGGAATTTACATACAAGGATTCGGGAGTTGACATAGAGGCCGGCTACGAATCTGTTGACCGAATTAAAAAACATGTTGCGAGAACAAAAACCCAAGGGGTGATATCCGGTCTTGGAGGATTTGGGGGAATGTTCGAACTTCCTAAAGGCTACAAAAACCCTGTGCTGATATCAGGAACCGATGGAGTGGGAACAAAACTCTTGATAGCCCAAAAGATGAAAAAACACGATACCATAGGCATCGATTGTGTCGCCATGTGCGTCAACGACATAGCCTGTCAAGGTGCAATGCCGCTGTATTTTCTGGACTACATAGCATGCGGCAAGAACAACCCCGAAGTGATTGAGGAAATCGTTAAAGGCGTGTGCGATGGTTGCGTTGAAGGGGAAATGGCACTTATAGGCGGCGAGACTGCAGAAATGCCGGATATGTATCACGAAGATGAGTATGATTTGGCGGGCTTTGCAGTGGGAGTCGCAGAAAAATCGAAAATAATTGACGGAAGCACCATCGAAGAAGAGGACGTAATAATCGGAGTTCCTTCCAGCGGGGTTCATTCCAATGGATTTTCCCTTGTGAGAAAGCTTCTGTTGGACCACAAGAAATACAATTTACAGGATGAGATAAAAGAACTTGAAGACAAGCTCGGAAACGTGCTCTTGACGCCCACTAAAATTTATGTAAAATCGATAAAAGCCGCATTGGAAGCCGGAGAGATAAAAGGAATAGCCCATATAACGGGTGGAGGCTTTTACGAAAACGTGCCAAGAGCTCTGCCGGAAGGGTTGAAAGCCGTCATAAATAAGGATTCGATCAGTAAGCTGCCTATATTCGAGTTTATACAAAGAGAAGGCAATATCTCTGACAAGGAAATGTATTCCACATTCAATATGGGAATTGGGCTGATGCTTGTTGTATCGGAAAGGGAAAAAGACAACGTATTGGGTGCATTGGCCGAAATCGGAGAAAAAGCTGTGGTCATCGGTCGCGTTGAAAAAGGCGAAGGGGTTGAGTTGTGCAGATGA
- the purN gene encoding phosphoribosylglycinamide formyltransferase, whose translation MKRIAVLVSGGGSNLQSLIDKVHNTYGEIALVISNKKSAFGLVRAQKAGIESVYISGKDPDYDKMVMDLLEAKSIDLVVLAGYLKIVPQEMVKKFRNRIMNVHPSLIPSFCGDGCYGLKVHEKAIEYGVKVSGATVHFVDEGTDTGPVVMQKCVSVDGDDPKSLQMKVLEVEHEILPAAVKEYCLGNIRVEGRKVRIK comes from the coding sequence ATGAAACGCATAGCGGTGTTGGTTTCAGGTGGAGGAAGCAATCTTCAAAGCCTGATCGATAAGGTGCATAATACCTACGGGGAAATAGCCCTCGTGATTTCAAACAAGAAAAGTGCATTCGGACTCGTGAGAGCCCAAAAAGCTGGGATAGAATCTGTTTATATTTCCGGCAAGGATCCTGACTATGATAAAATGGTCATGGATTTGCTTGAAGCAAAGTCTATAGATTTGGTTGTTCTGGCAGGGTATTTGAAGATTGTACCTCAAGAAATGGTTAAGAAATTCAGAAATAGAATCATGAACGTTCACCCTTCCCTGATACCTTCGTTTTGTGGGGATGGATGCTATGGCCTCAAGGTGCACGAAAAGGCTATAGAGTACGGCGTTAAGGTCTCAGGAGCTACTGTGCATTTCGTAGACGAAGGCACGGACACGGGACCTGTTGTAATGCAAAAATGCGTAAGCGTAGATGGGGACGATCCGAAATCTCTACAGATGAAGGTCTTGGAGGTGGAGCATGAAATTCTGCCGGCAGCGGTTAAGGAATATTGCCTGGGAAATATTCGAGTTGAAGGAAGAAAAGTGCGTATAAAATAA